A window of the Diabrotica undecimpunctata isolate CICGRU chromosome 1, icDiaUnde3, whole genome shotgun sequence genome harbors these coding sequences:
- the LOC140432406 gene encoding uncharacterized protein, translated as MRLSVFCTLVILGFACCLFNNADAKRTPKPSATVVARTRKPRSLPDSTEKSVNAATPTSVPTKRPTLSKHAGTTDSWSLIEVEETFYPPWIPLNNPFPWKPLPRLWRREATNKPPKGGNGKPSFKDLDQPAW; from the coding sequence GTTTCGCCTGCTGTTTGTTTAACAACGCAGATGCAAAACGCACTCCAAAACCATCTGCAACAGTAGTTGCTCGTACTCGAAAACCAAGATCTCTTCCTGATTCTACTGAAAAATCTGTAAATGCAGCAACTCCAACTTCTGTCCCTACAAAAAGACCAACCCTTTCAAAACACGCTGGTACAACTGATTCCTGGTCTTTAATTGAAGTAGAGGAGACTTTTTATCCTCCTTGGATCCCATTGAATAATCCCTTCCCATGGAAACCTCTTCCAAGACTTTGGCGACGGGAAGCTACAAACAAACCTCCTAAAGGAGGTAATGGAAAACCATCATTTAAAGATCTTGATCAACCTGCTTGGTAG